Sequence from the Chrysemys picta bellii isolate R12L10 chromosome 23, ASM1138683v2, whole genome shotgun sequence genome:
caaaattgactggcagagttctggacatattcaataaaatgccgattgatgatgcttcaaactatggtaaatttaaggaactggttttgaaacagtttcaggttacacctgaaacctacagggttaaattcaggagtcttaagaggggatctggttTGAGTAATGTGgtttatgtaaataaaataagagatttggtagataagtGGGTAAGGGGGAAAGGCATCacaagctttgaaggaatgtgtgatttggttactcaggaacaattcctgaatatgtgcagtgatgatgtaaaacagtatttgtgggacaaaaaggtgaattagtgggtgaattagctgggtATGGGCAAGcacaagctgcaatcaaacataaaccactggcagaggggtacagggttgggggaaagcagaatcaccgttttaccccagggaaaaaggaggctgggcggtcacctcctcattcccctggtactcgtcccaaatttcctgtacaagcagaggagcccaagagctatcattgtaagtccatgagcacctgaggaataagtgtcccttgcTGAGTAGGAACAAGCAGTAAGTAACACATGAAGCTGCtacttctcagagccaggctgtggcctctttccacacaggatttgtaaagcttgcttccacacaaccaagcaattagcatatgcatactgttaaaatcaatggtgaaGTGCTTCTTGGATTGAAGGACACAGGTGCTAAGATTTCTGTGGTCgggagggacctgatccaggagaaggatttgttgccaggtaaaatggcagaattagaactGGTAtggggttacaaagtccttgcacctttagctaaagtacacatgcaaactaaGGATTTGCAGGCTGAACTAACTGTTTCCacggtggcacacaattttgcaccatttctactggggaatgGTTTCTTTAATGTGGCAAgatctgtcccagggttggttagcagtaAGAAAaaatcttgtgctaaaagccccaGGCAGTGTGTGAAGTCACATGAACTGCTGGTggaataggagagtgtctctttTTAGATTCCTCGGTAGCAGTAAAgaatgcagctttgggggcagggatggttgTAGCCAGTTCCTGTAGCTTCAGGCTCAGGGcaagttccagagggaggggctggaggaagccagctcctgtcccgtaatcagctccctgggagagggggatgtaccaccttgtagcagGGGGGCCACCCCAGATGCTGACTGCCAgaaagttgcaggtcagcagggggcagggcccgcCCTGGGGTGCACAAAGACATGCATCCCGAAGGTgtaagttggggtcctggtgactgctggcaagcccaacctgagtgaagAGAGGGGAATTTTGCTGGCCAGTAAAGGGTCTATCAGCTTTAGGGCAAGTAATTCAGTCTGTGCTGAAGCAAACAGGTGTGtatggctcagcaagacagggtgctggggtcccgagctggcagggaaagcagtagcaaaggtagtcttggcacatcaggtggcagctcccaaggggggggggggcggggtctgtAATCTAATGTCACAGGTGGGTGTGCCATCATTTCTCCTATGCTCAGGTGATGGCAATTAGAAATACTGTCTTCATGGACAGGTGTAAGAGCGAACAAGTTGCCATGGACTCAAAGGGAGGTCTAGCCAAAGTCGTGATAACTAGGTTAATATCCCAGGTTGGAACAGGTGGTCTCACATGCGGGAAGAGATTCCCAATGCCCTTAAGGAATCTACATGTCAGCAGGTGAGCAAATACCAATTATCCATCTACCTGGCAGTGGAAAGCCATTTTTGCCAAGAGATATACCTTCAGGGAGCTGAGTGAGAGTTTTGATCTCTTGAGTCTAAAATGTAGTATAAAATCAGAGGGAGGGAAGATGAGATTGGTCTATGGGCTTAGAATGACACCAAACTTGGAAATGTTTCCATATTGTAGGTAAATACATTGagtgatcaacttttggctgtgTAGCAACGTGTCGTTCACCTCATCTGAGAGAGCAGGTGAGGAATGGGCCAAAGAGGAGCCAGAGGAACAGGAGGACATATTGCCATCTGTGACAGGTAAAGGGACCAGACTTGTCTTGGCCAGAAGAGGCAATCAGAATAACTCTCACTTTGTCTCACTGAATTTTCGACAGGACCTTGGATAGAAGAGGAAACTGGAAAAAGGCATACAAGAGGTCCCCATCCCATGGGAAGATGAGGGCATCTCCCAGTGAATGTTTCACcaggccagccctggagcagcaaCGAGGACATTTCTTGTTCCAGTAAGTAGCAAAGAGATCCATAGTCAGGGTTCCTCAGTGGGTGAATATATCTTGAAGCACCTCTGAGTTTAGTTCCCATATGTGGTCGTGAAAAAAATTCCAACTGAGACTGTCAGTTGTCACGTTCTGTATCCCAGACAGCTGAGATGACCACATTGTGATggatgcaccaattccaaagtTTGAGGTCTTCCTTGCAGAGGGAGGGAGATCTGGCACCTCCTTGACGATTTATGTAAAATATATAGGTCATGTTGTCCTTCATGACTTTCGTGTGGGTGTTCTTGATGAAAGGCAAAAAGTGTGCACAGGAATTCCTGACAGCCCTTAGCTCCAAAAGATTCATATGGAGGGTCAGTTCTGCCCTGAACCTTGTGGTTGTGTAGGTGAGCTCCCCAGCCTATTAAGGAGGCATCTATCCCAGGACAGTCTGTGTAGCAGGAGGAACGCTCTCACCTGTACTGCATCGAGGCTGGCATTGATAAACTTCAGTTGTTATACCGGACTTAGTATGCCGCTACGATGTAGAGCGCCTTGGAGAATATCCTGGGTGGAGCAGTCTGTACTGATAATGATCTTGCCCAAAGGTAACCCGTAGGATTGTATGGTTGGTTGTATCGAGATATGGAAGTAGACATCTTGTAGGTCGCAGGCTGGAAATCAATCTCCTTGCTCTAGAGCTGGAATAATGGCTGCTAGCATGACCATCTTGAATGTCTGTCCTTCCCGTATTTGTTTAATGCCCTTAGATCTAGAATGGGCCTCCAACCTCCCTTCACCTTAGGGATCAGGAAATcatgggagtaaaaccccttgctCCTGAGTTGCACCAGGATTGGTTCTATAGTCCCTAGGCATAACAAATGATAAATTTCCTAATGAAATAGgttctcatgagaagggtccctgaagagggaaagggaaggagggtTGGGATGAGGGTGGAACACGAATTGAACCCTTTGAAATAATCTCCAGGACCCATCTGTCAGAGGTGATATTCTCCCAACTGCTGTGAAAGAGGGCCAGGCGACTTCTGAAGGGGTGTGAGAGGTGTGTAGATGGCAGCTGATGTTGCAAGCAACCCATCAGAAGTGCTTAGAAGAGGCAGTCTGAGAGGTCATGGACTGGGGTGCGGACTGCTTCAGCTTTTGAGCCCTGGCCCTCTTACGCTGTGACTCGTAACAGCGCTGAGATGGTGGGTATTGAGGATGTTGTGACCTGTGCTGTGGCTGAAAGCTATAGCTTCTCTTCTGTCCCACAGTGTGGATTCCTAGGGAGTGTAATGTGGCCTGGAAATCCTTCAGGGTACGGAGAGAAGACTCTGTCCTCTCCGCGAAAAGCTTGGGCCCTTCAAACTGGAGAGTTTCTGCAGCTCTTTGGGCAACCCAGAAATGTGTAGCCAAGAAGCCTGCCCATTACCACTGTCCTGGAGACTGGGCGGGTCGCTGTAACGGCTTGTCCAGTGCTGTTGCTAGACTCTCTCTGAGAATGGCCTGAAACTGTTCCTTTTGTGTCTCTGGTAAATGTTCCAGAAACACATTGAGTTTCCCATAATTGATAAAATCATATTTGGCCATGACAACTTAGTAAGTAGCAACTCTATACTGTAATGTTGCCAACAGATAGGTAGTcctcccaggcagggccggctttagcaagtgtggggcccgattcctggggcttgtactcaccgggcggcgctcccagtcttcggtggcactttggattgccggccgggggagggggatcgCGGGACTTGCGGCATTCCAGGCAGGGTTGCGGGGCCGTGGGACAGCcatgctccagccggggtcgtggggccaCGGGACTGTcacgctccggccggagctccagccgcaAGAGCGGGAGGCCACGGCGCTtgcggcgctccagctggggtcatggggctgtggggcagccgTGCTCCGGCCAGGGTTGCAGGGCTGCGGCGCTCCGGCCAGGGTTGCGGGGCCGCAGGGCTGTCGTgctccagctgggagagcagggccgcggggcttgccgcgctctggccggcactctggccaggggagcggggccgccgaagaccccagagcGGACCACCGCCGCCTGCcggggtgagtaaaaaaaattaaaaaggtgattaaggtgcggggccctcttaagcatggggcccaattctggggaatcgggcgaatcggcctaaagccggccctgctccgaGGGCTGATCATATGGGGTCGACTTGGCATGATATTGCTTGCCTCATGCATTAACCATATCCACTATAATGGAGTTGGGTTGCAGATGTTGGAACAGGAAGTCTGCTTCTTTGGGAGGGATGTAGTTTCTACTAACTTGGGATGTGTATCCGTCAATTCCTGGAGGGGAATCTGCAGTTCATCTGCCACCCTCTTGGTAAGATCCAGAAAGTTCTTAAAATCAGCACTTAGTGATGGGGGGTCTGTACGGTGCAAGCTCATTAAATTAGTCTGCTCTCCCCTCAATGTGGGAAAGATATTCAACAGTCCTTGTTACCAGAGCTAAGAtttccaaacacttcaatcaaaacacactggttaagataaaacataaaacaggtttattaactatagaaagatttttaaaagataacaAACAGACCAAAGCAGGTTACCTAGGAAATCAAACAAAACCACAATTTAAGTCTCATTCAAACTAGGTAGGATTTGGATCAGCAatatctcaccctgactgatcATACAAAGTTTTAGCTTCCTTACACAGGTATTTCTTCTTTCCCTCCTGGGATCCCCTTCCCTAGTTCAGTCTTTGCGCCTCTGATGTTTCCAGCTGTTGTCTTGTAGGGGAGTGAGTCCCagtcatgatgtcacttccctCTTATATAGTTTTTCCACAGGGCGGGAACCCCTTTGTTCTAAGCCaggttcccagcccagtttgtggaaaagtacaggaaccaaaatggagttcagcaTGATGTGGGCTGGTCACATGCTCTTACAAGCCTTCCTGAGCAGCCATTATGCATAGACTGGCTGAAGCATTCCCAGGTGAGGACAAGCCTTTTTcatggtccattgtctttgttgatgggACATTAGCACTGTTTAGCTTTTTCCTTGATGTGCCTGAAAAGCTAGTTGTGAGTGTTTCGAACTTCACATCATCTTTTAATAACATACATAGCAAagcttcataacttcacatacaatgaccGCACATGCAATCCAATGAGATTTTAATgtttagcagatcaagacttttaaaatgatacatcacaaggcatattttgtacaaaacatataatcatatcaccatggtaaacatggggaggggggttgcccGCACAGTGCTAGATAGCCTTGAGGCTCTCTTCGAGGGAGGGAGAGTGCATGTGCAGGCTCATTGGACACTGCTACTAAAAATCTCCAATTAGAGGTGGGGGGGGCGCAgatacacctacagtggagcacccagagggacactactcgaagaaaaacaattgatcaccactCTCTTtgtaacagctcttaacatatttggagGCTATCAGGTTCCCCctttatccctccccctcccacaccttttTTTTCATGACAAAacataaccatttaaaaaaaatctttcaccataggtcaggttttctaaaccttttatcattattgttcctctcctctggattctttcTTATTTGTCAACAttgttcttaaagtgtggcatccaAACCTGGACactatactccagttgagacctcaCCAATACTTACTAGACTGTAACAATTAGCTCCTGTTTACATATGACGCTCCTGCTGATGCACcctcagaatattagcctttttcacaactcattgactcatattcaatttgtgatctattttaacacccagatccttttcagcagcactgctgcctacagttgttccccattttattgttgtgcgtttgatttttccttcctaatgtAGTATTTTGcacatctttattgaatttcatcttattttatCTTATTCTCCCATTTAtgaagataattttgaattctaatcctggcctGCAAAGTgcctgcaacccctcctagcttgatCTCACcaacaaattttataagcatactcttcactccattattcatgtcctttgcatttatcagcattgaatttcatgcACCAACAAATTGTCCATTCAACTGGCTGAATTAGGTCTTTCTCAGGTTCCTCATAGTCCTCTTTGGTCATGACTGACCTAAGTTATTGTGTTTTCTGTAGATTTCACCACTTCACTCCTTCCCCTACCTTCTTGGCAGTGCCAATATGGAACCTTCTGCCACTGACCTTTTGTTTTGTGTatttaaatcagtgggattaGTCACAAGGGTTTGTATAGTGCTTAATACAATGGGATCCTTGTCCATGATGTGGGCTCCTGGGTGCTAATGATAATATAAATAAAGTTATGCAGGTGCTTAAGTTCTTTCCTAGACTGGGGGCTACAAATGACTTATTTAGCGTGGTGTGGCTGACTGGAGCACAAGTAGGACTAGGACATCCCTCAACCAAGAAAATGAAACCTGATTAACTTTTTTATTCAGACTCTCTGGTTTTTAAAACCTATTTAAATAAGAGCTTGTCTATCCCTGGAGCTCTTCCTGACTAGCTCCATGGGcacacttattccagaataacaaTTTAAGCTAAATCAGACAAGGCACTCAATGTATTTTCCATTGTAGGTCACCATTAAGGAACACTTTAATTCAAGGCGTCTCTAGCTTTCCCTAGTGCTCAGGGGCGTTCATTTGATTCTGCTGTAGCTGGTGATACAGCTGCTGGGAAGCAGTCACCTTATTTTGTTCTGAGATTTGTCACAGCTAACTGGACTTTCCTTTCCATTTTTCTGTAGATGCGGTGGCACTCAGCTGCAGGGACTAGGCTCAGGCTGGCAATGGGTTTGAAACTCCCAGGCTCCTACTGTGACACCCTGACACCTTGATGTCATAGAATtgttttgtacaaagtgtgcCTTGCGAGGTGTCATTCTAAACATCTTGATCTGCTGAACATTAATATCTCAAAGgaagcttcaaaggaaggtttgaaagatagaagcctctggtaagtggctgagccttaatcagtgggcggggcattcatacaggccaaggctttataaagcagcgcacaagcgaccaggggctgctaacagggagtttcgcaagggagttctccaggtgaaggaggagcaatacagcacccttttggggtaagtgactgtctgtagtgtgtgtttgtttgtgtttgagggttacttgctgtgtgctgagcttgtgtttgtcagtctgtttgtttgttttggttgtttgaaggaccgtgtgctgtggctggcagttggaagctgtgagcttcaaaggaaggtttgaaagctagaagcctctggtaagtggctgagccttaatcagtgggcggggcattcatacaggccagggctttataaagcagcgcacaagcgaccaggggctgctaacagggagtttcgcaagggagtttggaaggggagcaggaagggggcgagggtcccttgctggttccatctgttttctctttattccccttaatacctataaaccaactacattcaaaacttcttgcttaaacaaccctttcagcggacagggggctgcagacaggagtttgacagagggaggcttacgatggttaggaagacccgcaacacctgtgccagcattgcttctgtctcctccacctgtgcctgtagccagacagagcgcctgagcatggatgcttctacccagatcctggtgtggttttgcagagactgtaacttgcaatttccacttactgatatccaggctggggggaccatccaatgtgagaggtgcctgctggtggaatctctcaggcagcaggtggaagagctacaggaggaggtggctaggttgaggagcatccgaatccacgagcaattcctcgaaagtgtccatgtggagacagctgaggtagctgtcccagtacacaggactgctgatacaccactggtggaggaggagatggctcagggtggacactggcagctggttacttctggcagcaggcagtgctccacccctgctccgaactctcctgccgtggtaataggtaaccgttttgctcttcttgatacaggaaagaaggaatcactccctacagtaaaggaggagaagcctcgtacccctaaggctgggaggtctgctgccaccactgcgaataggaaacgtagggtagtggtggtcggagactctctgctgagggggatggaggcgcccatctgtcgccctgacatttcatctcgggaggtatgctgcctgccgggagcccgtatccgagacgttatggaggcattgtcgaggattatccagccctctgactactaccccatgctactcatccatgtgggcacaaatgatactgcgcggtgtgacactgagcggatcaagagtgactacagggctctggaagtacgggtgaaggagtttggagcgcaggtggtattctcttcaattcttcctgtcaaaggtaggggcccgggcagagacagatgcatcatggaggtgaatgcctggctgcgaagatggtgtcgccaggagggctttggcttcctagaccatgggatgctattcgaggaaggactgctaggcagagatggcgttcaccttttgaggagaggaaagaccctatttggacacagactggctaacctagtgaggagggctttaaactaggttcgacggggacaggtgagcaaagcccacaggtaagtggggaacatggagaccggggagatgggtcggaaacgagagggagtgtgggctatattgtcagagagaaaggagggtcaggacaaaactgggaggaaagatcaaaccagtatcttagatgcctatatacaaatgcgagaagtatgggcaataagcaggaagaactggaagtgctaataaataaatacaactatgacattgttggcatcactgaaacttggtgggataatacacatgattggaatgctggtgtggatgggtacagcttgctcaggaaggatagacaggggaaaaagggaggaggtgttgccttatatattaaaaatgtacacacttggactgaggtagagatggacataggagacggaagtgttgagagtctctaggttaggctaaaaggggtaaaaaacaagggagatgtcatgctaggagtctactacaggccacctaaccaggtggaagaggtggatgaggctttttttaagcaactaacaaaatcatccaaagcccaagatttggtggtgatgggggacttcaactatccggatatatgttgggaaaataacacagcagggcacagactatccaacaaattcttggactgcattggagacaactttttatttcagaaggttgaaaaagctactggggggaagctgttctagacttgattttaacaaatagggaggaactcgttgagaatttgaaagtagaaggcagcctgggtgaaagtgatcatgaaatcatagagtttgcaattctaaggaagggtagaagggagaacagcaaaatagagacaatggatttcaggaaggcatattttggtaagctcagagagctgataggtaaggtcccatggaaatcaagactgaggggaaaaacaactgaggagagttggcagtttttcaaagggacactattaagagcccaaaaacaagctattccgctggttaggaaagatagaaaatgtggcaaaagaccaccttggcttaaccatgagatcttgcatgatctaaaaaataaaaaggagtcatataaaaaatggaaactgggacagattacaaaggatgaatataggcaaacaacacaggaatgcaggggcaagattagaaaggcaaaggcacaaaatgagctcaaactagctacgggaataaagggaaacaagaagactttttatcaatacattagaagcaagaggaagaccaaagacagggtaggcccactgcttagtgaagagggagaaacatcttgcatctgaagaagtgaggttcttacccacgaaagcttatgctcccagtacttctgttagtctcaaaggtgccacaggaccctctgttgcttttgagggagaaacagtaacaggaaacttggaaatggcagagatgcttaatgacttctttgttttggtcttcaccgagaagtctgaaggaatgcctaacatagtgaatgctaatgggaagggggtaggtctagcagataaataaaaaaagaacaagttaaaaatcacttagaaaagttaaatgcctgcaagtcaccagggcctgatgaaatgcatcctagaatactcaaggagctaatagaggaggtatctgagcctctagctattatctttggaaaatcatgggagacgggagagattccagaagactggaaaagggcaaattgtggggatgtatcatccctacaccaacctaatggaaagttccatgaggaggtaagggtcacgatgggacacttgcaaggtaataaatcatggccttatgtaaggcccccctggtggtctagggattatataagatgaggtaaacaaatcatggccttatgtaaggccccctggtggtctaggattatataagatgatcatggccttatgtaaggccccctggtggtctaggaattatataaaatgaggtaaacaaggtaataaatcatggccttatgtaaggaacggttgaaccaatcggtgtggggctatacatgtgataaacacatgattctccttcttgtccaatccgtagatgtgtgattatagcctaattgtgttatgtaatgtagagaaaaactataaaagaaagcttgcaataaacaggattcggattcagcctgcaaccacagtggtcgtgtgctttatctgctccgcatggaaccccacaaatggtgaccccgacgtgattcggcttggacatcaaggcagccaggactttgcccagagtgagctagcagagatcatactagacacagccgccagtggagcagggatcaatgttctcagacagtagacccaacaggtgttgtctcaaaagctgagcaaagagaaagcagatccaaccagaaaaaggatctgagtggtcagactctatgtcatctctcatgaagaaactggaacaattgaatttagatattgaagaggctctcagtgctggctcttctccttccagcactccttctaccaaaaagcgcaaacagccatgccctgttaaggtggagacaggccttcttcacagagatcatcagagaaagggaatctgtggaaataagagggcaggctaccaagatttagatggtttgccaagctcagtgtcaactggagcacgaccaaaaactgaacatggtttgagaaaaggcggaggtggcagctgcagcaggaggtaccggaggataccggctcctggtcgtccgagagagacgttcatgagctcacagccgactgaagcgttcggtgagaaaaggcggaggtggcagccgcagcaggaggtaccggaggataccggctcctggtcgtccgagagagacgttcgtgagctcacagccgactgaagcgttcggtgagaaaaggcggaggtggcagccgaggcaggaggtaccggaggataccggctcctggtcgtccgagagagacgttcgtgagctcacagccgactgaagcgttcggtgagaaaaggcggaggtggcagccgcggcaggaggtaccggaggataccggctcctggtcgtccgagagagacgttcgtgagctcacaggtgagcggctgcatttgataaaatgggctctgctttgtctgcagaggaggagacggtgcatgattttttattacgcatcgctgaaaagcggggagaaaagcttccctctgacgcgttgtcccgtttgttgaaatgggggcagaaacgcgggaatgtacaaacagggccttcagctacaggacatgctgaatcagttgtcccatttggccggtgagagccatcccccgcagtcccacacattgcgagccctgaaccagcccggctttcctgttaccaatgatgtttgtaccccaaagttccgggcggagttcccggggcagggtaagcagttgcggaataggttgaaaagaatggcggagctaggcttatctaactttgaaaggacatataggaaaaaaccaccggataagatccctccggccgTGGCTCAAGACACAAATTGCTAAAAAGCCCGACGCCGCCACGCAGAAGCCGGAGGACGACCCTGCGGcaccggacctgcacttgttgtttgtcacagcctaaacacctaataacgctgtacttctatttgttcggactccttattataggagcaggggtctttgtatgtccaaactctgtaccttttgttaacccacgacaaaatgtttggatcacctgggcgaaccagactggccaagaagccctttttgcttgtccatggccaccccatcgaatccctttagaacatgtcttattggctatccttatttacaccccaatggttttcgtgggtatttatgtaatattatgttctatatatttcccagttgttgAATGTCACCTgtcagttttataggttcaaaaaaagtagtcaggtggctagtaattgtcctaatgttagttggaccctcctacaggccttattt
This genomic interval carries:
- the LOC122172708 gene encoding uncharacterized protein LOC122172708, with translation MVRKTRNTCASIASVSSTCACSQTERLSMDASTQILVWFCRDCNLQFPLTDIQAGGTIQCERCLLVESLRQQVEELQEEVARLRSIRIHEQFLESVHVETAEVAVPVHRTADTPLVEEEMAQGGHWQLVTSGSRQCSTPAPNSPAVVIGNRFALLDTGKKESLPTVKEEKPRTPKAGRSAATTANRKRRVVVVGDSLLRGMEAPICRPDISSREVCCLPGARIRDVMEALSRIIQPSDYYPMLLIHVGTNDTARCDTERIKSDYRALEVRVKEFGAQVVFSSILPVKGRGPGRDRCIMEVNAWLRRWCRQEGFGFLDHGMLFEEGLLGRDGVHLLRRGKTLFGHRLANLVRRALN